The Chitinophagales bacterium genome includes a region encoding these proteins:
- a CDS encoding DUF1330 domain-containing protein: MAAYVIVEVSIHDFKQYEEYKKLTPAAIAAFDGRFVVRGGQSETLEGNWQPERMVILEFPTVERAKEWWSSELYSKAKAIRQRSANTKMIVVPGA; encoded by the coding sequence ATAGTGGAAGTTTCCATTCATGACTTTAAACAGTATGAGGAATACAAAAAATTGACACCTGCGGCAATTGCGGCTTTTGATGGCAGGTTTGTTGTCCGTGGCGGACAATCAGAAACATTAGAGGGAAACTGGCAGCCTGAAAGAATGGTTATTTTGGAATTTCCGACAGTGGAACGTGCTAAAGAATGGTGGAGCTCAGAACTTTACTCTAAGGCAAAGGCGATCAGGCAGCGGTCTGCAAACACAAAAATGATCGTTGTACCCGGTGCGTAA